In one Myotis daubentonii chromosome 1, mMyoDau2.1, whole genome shotgun sequence genomic region, the following are encoded:
- the G2E3 gene encoding G2/M phase-specific E3 ubiquitin-protein ligase has product MNENKPSDSRTLACVFCRKNDDCPNKYGEKKINEKWNLTVHYYCLLMSSGIWQRGKEEEGVYGFLIEDIRKEVNRASKLKCCVCKKSGASIGCVAPRCKRSYHFPCGLQRECIFQFTGNFASFCWNHRPVQIITPNNYRESVPCTICLEFIEPIPTYSILRSPCCKNAWFHRDCLQVQAINAGVFFFRCTVCNNSDIFQKEMLRMGIHIPEKDASWELEENAYQELLQHYEHCDVRRCRCKEGRDYNVPNSKWEIKRCQSCGSSGTHLACSSLRSWEQNWECLDCRGITYNSGGFQKAKKHTLPNTNNVGINDCLLEESSPKLPRQSPGPQQKDLLRQGNKFRRDISTIIIELGFQIIKKTKRLYINKADIWNSALNGFRNQKFNPSYTIEVAYVNENDNFGTEHPGSKQEFLSLLMQHLENSPLFEGSLSKNLSLNSQALKENHYYEAGKMLAISLAHGGPSPGFFSKTLFNCLVFGPENTFPTLDDVSDFDVAQILIRINSATNVADLNSIMNECYNYLELIGCLRIITSLSDKYLLAKDILAYHVIKRVQAPFESFKQGLKTLGVLEKIQTYPEAFYSIFCHKPENLSAKMLRDLFTVHTCDAQSLGFWNSYLQAVEDGKSATTLEDILIFATGCNSIPPAGFKPTPSVECLHMDFPVGNKCNNCLALPITNTYKEFQEKMDFSIRNTLRLEKEESSHYIGH; this is encoded by the exons CTTGTGTTTTCTGTCGAAAAAATGATGATTGTCCTAATAaatatggagaaaagaaaattaatgagaaatGGAATCTCACTGTACATTACTATTGTTTG TTGATGTCAAGTGGAATTTGGCAAAGAggtaaagaagaagaaggagtTTATGGTTTCCTAATAGAAGACATAAGGAAAGAAGTGAATAGAGCTTCTAAACTG aaatgctGTGTTTGCAAGAAAAGTGGTGCTTCAATTGGATGTGTTGCACCTCGATGTAAACGAAGTTATCATTTCCCGTGTGGACTTCAGAGAGAATGTATTTTCCAGTTCACTGGAAATTTTGC GTCATTTTGTTGGAACCATCGACCTGTTCAAATAATTACACCTAATAATTATAGAGAATCCGTACCATGCACCATTTGCTTGGAGTTTATTGAGCCTATTCCAACTTATAGCATATTACGAAGTCCTTGTTGTAAAAATGCTTGGTTTCATAGAGACTGTTTACAG GTTCAAGCAATAAATGCAGGAGTGTTTTTCTTTAGGTGCACAGTATGCAATAATAGTGACATATTTCAGAAAGAGATGTTGAGAATGGGAATTCATATTCCTGAAAA AGATGCATCTTGGGAATTAGAAGAAAATGCTTATCAAGAGCTTCTGCAGCACTATGAGCATTGTGATGTACGAAGATGTCGTTGCAAGGAAGGGCGAGACTATAATGTGCCTAATAG CAAATGGGAAATAAAGCGTTGTCAATCTTGTGGTTCTAGTGGAACACATTTAGCCTGTTCCTCACTACGATCGTGGGAACAAAATTGGGAGTGTTTGGACTGTAGAGGTATTACCTACAACTCAG GGGGTTTCCAAAAAGCCAAAAAACATACATTACCCAACACTAACAATGTTGGAATAAATGATTGCTTGTTGGAAGAATCATCACCTAAATTACCCAGACAGTCACCTGGACCCCAGCAAAAAGATCTGCTGAG GCAAGGCAACAAATTTAGGAGAGACATTTCAACAATAATTATAGAGCTAGGatttcaaattattaaaaaaacaaaaagattatatATCAACAAAGCCGATATCTGGAATAGTGCCTTAAATGGATTCAGAAATCAAAAGTTTAATCCTTCATACACAATTGAAGTTGCATATGTTAATGAAAATGATAATTTTGGAACAGAGCATCCTGGATCAAAGCAAGAATTCCTAAGTCTTTTAATGCAACATCTTGAGAACTCACCATTGTTTGAAGGGTCCTTGTCAAAGAATTTGTCCCTAAATTCTCAAg CTCTGAAAGAGAATCATTACTATGAAGCTGGCAAAATGCTTGCCATTTCTTTGGCTCATGGTGGTCCTTCACCtggttttttttctaaaactttgtTTAACTGCCTTGTTTTTGGACCAGAAAATACTTTTCCAACTTTAGATGATGTTTCAGACTTTGATGTGGCACAGATTTTAATCAGG ATAAATAGTGCAACAAATGTAGCTGACTTAAACTCAATTATGAATGAATGCTATAACTACCTAGAGCTTATTGGATGTCTAAGAATTATAACATCATTaagtgacaaatatttattggcaaAAGACATACTTGCTTACCATGTAATTAAAAGAGTCCAAGCACCTTTTGAAAG TTTTAAGCAGGGTCTGAAAACTCTTGGAGTTTTGGAGAAAATTCAGACTTATCCAGAAGCATTTTATAGCATCTTCTGTCATAAACCTGAGAATCTTTCTGCAAAAATGCTTAGAGATCTTTTTACAGTACACACATGTGACGCACAGTCTTTGGGATTTTGGAACAGTTACTTACAGGCTGTTGAGG ATGGTAAATCTGCAACAACATTGGAAGACATTCTTATTTTTGCAACTGGTTGCAATTCCATTCCACCTGCTGGATTTAAACCCACTCCTTCAGTTGAGTGCCTTCATATGGATTTTCCTGTTGGAAACAAGTGTAATAACTGTTTAGCTCTTCCAATTACCAATACATATAAAGAATTTCAAGAAAAAATGGACTTTTCCATAAGAAACACTTTaagactagaaaaagaagaaagctcTCACTACATTGGACATTAA